The following are from one region of the Rhipicephalus microplus isolate Deutch F79 chromosome 1, USDA_Rmic, whole genome shotgun sequence genome:
- the LOC142766256 gene encoding uncharacterized protein LOC142766256, which produces MPAEFKEKYSSTRVILDATEIQCEVPSSLSIQSTTYSPYKSSNTFKGLIGVLPNGLVAFVSELFTGSSSDRECVIRSGFLDLKLDDEDAVMADKGFRIEDLLEKKGVKLNLPPFLKGGTFSSEKVKSTKEIAALRIHVERRIQRIKAFHIFDRPIPLTLAPLINQIWTVTAILTNFQSSLMQQSSGKQQHEP; this is translated from the coding sequence ATGCCAGCCGAGTTTAAGGAAAAGTATTCATCGACTCGAGTAATCCTGGACGCCACGGAAATACAGTGCGAGGTGCCATCATCCTTGTCCATACAGTCTACAACGTACTCCCCATACAAGTCGAGCAACACATTCAAGGGACTCATCGGCGTCCTGCCTAATGGCCTTGTCGCCTTTGTGTCAGAGCTTTTCACAGGATCCAGCTCAGACAGAGAGTGTGTGATTAGGAGTGGTTTTTTAGACTTGAAGTTGGACGACGAAGATGCTGTTATGGCAGATAAGGGCTTTCGCATCGAAGATCTCTTGGAAAAGAAGGGAGTGAAATTGAACCTGCCGCCGTTCCTGAAGGGTGGCACATTCTCATCTGAGAAAGTGAAATCTACAAAGGAGATTGCTGCTTTGCGGATACACGTGGAGCGGCGGATACAGCGGATAAAGGCATTCCACATTTTTGATAGACCCATACCGTTAACCTTGGCTCCACTGATTAACCAAATTTGGACTGTGACCGCAATCCTGACCAACTTCCAGTCTTCTCTCATGCAACAGTCAAGTGGCAAACAGCAACATGAGCCTTAG